A section of the Paenibacillus odorifer genome encodes:
- a CDS encoding GNAT family N-acetyltransferase, with amino-acid sequence MIINPQTSTVNGIQYSIRSAASKDAKMLSELRVRIDGETENLDREPGEAFIDEEGFEQLIQADSEKNNNLFLVAVVDDQIVAFSRCEGYPLKRFAHKVEFGVCVLQEYWGYGIGKNLLGESIAWADTNGIQKITLNVLETNTNAIKLYQKLGFEIEGILKKDKLLSDGKLYNTIMMGRVKN; translated from the coding sequence ATGATCATTAATCCTCAAACATCTACAGTGAATGGAATCCAATACAGCATTAGATCTGCTGCCTCAAAAGACGCTAAGATGTTGTCTGAATTAAGAGTACGTATCGATGGAGAGACTGAGAATTTAGATCGGGAACCAGGCGAAGCCTTTATTGACGAAGAAGGATTTGAACAGCTTATTCAAGCCGATTCAGAGAAAAATAATAACCTCTTTCTAGTCGCAGTAGTGGATGATCAAATCGTTGCGTTCTCCAGATGCGAAGGTTATCCCTTAAAAAGATTCGCTCATAAAGTAGAATTCGGAGTATGTGTGCTGCAGGAGTATTGGGGATATGGTATTGGAAAAAATCTTCTTGGCGAATCGATTGCCTGGGCTGACACTAACGGTATTCAAAAGATCACCCTAAATGTGCTGGAAACGAACACCAATGCTATTAAGCTTTATCAAAAGCTTGGCTTTGAAATCGAAGGGATTTTAAAGAAAGATAAACTTCTATCGGACGGCAAATTGTATAACACCATTATGATGGGAAGAGTTAAGAACTGA
- a CDS encoding beta-galactosidase, translated as MNKKHSPISSKAGVMLHGADYNPEQWLKYPEVLREDIRLMKLAGCNVMSVGIFSWVSLEPEEGVFTFEWLDGVLDSFAENGIYAILATPSGARPAWMSQKYPEVLRVERNRVHNLHGFRHNHCFTSPVYREKTAILNAKLAERYSQHPAIIGWHISNEFGGECHCELCQDAFREWLKVKYNNSLDEVNHAWWATFWSHTYTSWSQIESPAPHGETQVHGLNLDWRRFVSERTIDFCQHEINTVRPYNLELPITTNMHMIDGIDYRELAKILDVVSWDAYPDWHYTEDGDDTRLAAWAAMHYDLMRSFKKKPFLLMESTPSLTNWQSVSKLKRPGMHKLSSLQAVAHGSDSVQYFQWRKSRGSSEKFHGAVVDHSGHSETRVFQDVAEVGKTLAGMTEVVGTSTPAQTAIIFDWDNRWAIKDAQGIRNSGLRYEETVLQHYRALWELGIPVDIIGSGDDLSAYKLVVAPMLYLISEENGKRIEKYVEQGGTFLATYWSGVVNETDLCHLGGFPGPLRRTLGIWAEETEGLHSRDLNGIVMEAGNKLKLSGDYDAHEIAELIHLEGAEALGHYRNDFYAGRPALTVNRFGEGNAYHLATRVKETSFYVELYAAITSKAGITRAMDSELPAGVTAQLRTDGESDYVFVQNFSGSPQTVELDGAEYTDLETGLSAPALLNLAVNGLAMLKRKALV; from the coding sequence ATGAATAAAAAACATTCCCCGATAAGCAGTAAAGCTGGTGTCATGCTGCACGGTGCTGATTATAATCCTGAACAATGGCTGAAATATCCGGAAGTATTGCGTGAGGATATCCGATTAATGAAGCTGGCGGGCTGCAATGTCATGTCCGTAGGCATTTTCTCGTGGGTATCTCTTGAACCAGAAGAGGGTGTGTTCACTTTCGAATGGTTGGATGGTGTACTTGATTCTTTTGCAGAGAATGGGATTTACGCTATCTTGGCAACGCCAAGTGGTGCCCGCCCAGCATGGATGTCGCAAAAATATCCAGAAGTCTTAAGAGTGGAGCGTAACCGTGTTCACAATTTGCATGGCTTCCGTCATAACCATTGCTTTACCTCACCAGTGTACCGTGAGAAAACTGCAATTCTGAATGCAAAGCTAGCGGAACGGTACAGCCAGCATCCAGCCATTATCGGGTGGCATATTTCGAATGAGTTCGGTGGGGAGTGTCACTGTGAGCTCTGCCAGGATGCTTTTAGAGAATGGCTGAAGGTGAAATATAATAACAGTTTGGATGAGGTGAATCATGCTTGGTGGGCTACTTTTTGGAGCCATACCTATACTTCATGGTCACAGATTGAATCCCCAGCTCCACATGGTGAGACACAAGTACACGGCTTGAATCTTGACTGGCGGCGTTTTGTTAGTGAACGGACGATTGACTTCTGCCAGCACGAGATCAATACGGTTCGTCCGTACAATCTAGAGCTGCCTATTACGACGAATATGCATATGATCGATGGTATTGATTACCGCGAGCTGGCCAAAATCTTGGATGTGGTCTCATGGGACGCTTATCCAGACTGGCATTATACCGAAGACGGTGACGATACTAGATTGGCAGCATGGGCGGCGATGCACTACGACTTAATGCGCTCTTTTAAAAAGAAACCGTTCTTGCTGATGGAAAGCACGCCATCCCTTACGAACTGGCAATCGGTCAGTAAGCTAAAACGTCCCGGAATGCACAAGCTGTCTTCCTTGCAAGCGGTAGCGCATGGTTCGGATTCTGTGCAGTATTTCCAATGGCGCAAAAGCCGCGGATCAAGTGAGAAGTTCCATGGTGCAGTTGTAGACCACAGTGGCCATTCCGAGACTCGAGTATTCCAAGATGTAGCGGAAGTAGGAAAGACGCTTGCGGGAATGACGGAAGTAGTGGGTACGTCCACTCCGGCGCAGACGGCGATTATTTTCGATTGGGACAACCGCTGGGCGATAAAGGATGCGCAAGGCATCCGTAATTCCGGATTACGTTATGAGGAGACGGTGCTGCAGCATTATCGTGCACTTTGGGAGCTGGGCATTCCAGTTGATATTATAGGCTCTGGAGATGATTTGTCTGCCTACAAGCTGGTTGTTGCACCTATGTTATATCTGATTAGTGAAGAGAATGGAAAGCGAATTGAGAAATATGTGGAGCAAGGCGGCACATTCCTCGCAACCTATTGGTCAGGAGTAGTTAACGAAACGGATTTATGTCATCTGGGAGGATTCCCTGGTCCACTGCGCAGAACACTGGGGATTTGGGCAGAGGAGACAGAAGGGCTGCACAGCCGTGATCTGAACGGGATAGTAATGGAGGCAGGTAATAAACTTAAGCTAAGCGGTGACTACGATGCGCATGAGATTGCTGAGCTGATTCATTTGGAAGGTGCAGAGGCTTTGGGGCATTATCGCAACGATTTCTACGCAGGCCGTCCAGCGCTTACAGTCAATCGTTTCGGTGAAGGAAATGCGTACCATCTTGCTACCCGGGTGAAAGAGACTTCATTCTATGTTGAGCTATACGCAGCGATCACATCTAAGGCAGGAATTACCCGTGCGATGGATAGTGAGCTTCCAGCAGGTGTGACTGCACAACTTCGCACAGATGGCGAAAGTGATTATGTTTTTGTGCAAAATTTCAGCGGCAGTCCGCAAACGGTAGAGCTGGATGGAGCGGAATACACAGACTTGGAAACAGGTCTTTCAGCTCCGGCCCTATTGAATCTAGCGGTGAATGGACTTGCGATGTTGAAGCGTAAAGCATTAGTATAA
- a CDS encoding helix-turn-helix transcriptional regulator: MIAQNEDEVINLLPFSLIELPRDSGTLPLSPYSVGRHIQFHHVRPAGFPVYQIFLIRTGTGLFRDLESGTEIILEPGMAFAFPPDRGHEYYPTSHEPWHVGFIGFQGSQAHGLLEALELLPSVPYRTDRFEQCWEEIGQIWHTVNSPAPNRQDEMWMQELSITLYRLLLMLRPAKSSEGSGNRLAFESVRNEALTTAVGLINEHYTEPLLISNLAAAVGYSVQHFQRLFVQEYGVTPHKYLQNLRLERALQLMTEDVEIPVQDIALQLGMETNYFIRVFRKNYGCTPGVMKIRLLLGEQMK; encoded by the coding sequence GTGATAGCACAAAATGAAGATGAGGTGATAAACCTGCTGCCTTTTTCTCTGATTGAATTACCACGCGACTCTGGAACGTTGCCCCTATCCCCCTACTCTGTAGGTCGTCATATCCAATTCCATCATGTGCGCCCAGCAGGATTTCCTGTGTATCAAATCTTTTTGATCCGGACTGGAACCGGGTTATTTCGTGATCTGGAAAGTGGCACAGAAATCATACTGGAACCGGGGATGGCTTTTGCCTTCCCGCCCGATCGAGGTCATGAATATTATCCTACCTCTCATGAACCGTGGCATGTTGGCTTTATCGGCTTTCAAGGCAGTCAAGCTCATGGATTGCTGGAAGCGCTTGAACTGCTCCCTTCTGTTCCTTATAGAACGGATCGTTTTGAACAATGCTGGGAAGAAATCGGCCAAATCTGGCATACGGTGAATTCTCCTGCCCCCAATCGGCAGGACGAGATGTGGATGCAGGAGTTGTCTATCACGCTCTATAGACTGCTCTTAATGCTGCGCCCTGCCAAGAGTTCAGAAGGCTCCGGTAATCGTCTAGCCTTCGAGTCGGTCCGAAATGAAGCCCTAACTACAGCCGTCGGGCTGATCAACGAGCATTACACAGAACCGCTTCTGATCTCCAATCTTGCAGCAGCAGTCGGCTACTCCGTGCAGCATTTCCAGCGTTTATTCGTGCAGGAATATGGGGTCACTCCGCATAAATATTTGCAGAATCTGCGGCTGGAGCGGGCGCTGCAATTAATGACGGAGGATGTGGAGATCCCCGTTCAAGATATTGCGCTTCAGCTGGGCATGGAGACTAATTATTTTATACGTGTCTTCCGAAAAAACTACGGCTGTACACCAGGCGTAATGAAAATACGTTTGCTACTAGGCGAGCAAATGAAGTAA